In Terriglobus sp. TAA 43, a single window of DNA contains:
- a CDS encoding sulfatase gives MFNQSSSRRSFLKAAATASAATAIRPVAALGQAASLPNIVYLHSHDSGRYLRPYGHNVPTPNLMRIASRGILFRKMHCAAPSCSASRSALLTGQSPHAAGMNGLAHLGWKLHDYKQHILHSLREQKGYYTVLAGLQHIAVDPKVIGFDEILPGTHRLAADVAGHTIEFLNKAPKQPFFLDCGFFETHRDYPAPTDNADYILPPAPLPDNPSTRIDMAGFHQSARDMDKAVGRILDALEANGLRENTLIISTTDHGIAFPTMKANLDDAGIGVSFMMSGPGEFSKAGVCDALLSHIDVFPTICDYLGMTKPAWLAGKSFLPVVRGEKEEVNEVIFAEVTYHAAYEPKRCVRTPRYKYQRRYDGRTTYVLPNCDDGAAKSYWLREGWQKQQLLHTEELFDVVFDPAERNDLARDPAYAEILRHMQKQMDEWMHATNDPLLNGPVALPPGGRSAPVNGISPKEMPTSKGQFS, from the coding sequence ATGTTCAATCAATCCAGCAGCCGTCGCAGCTTTCTGAAAGCAGCCGCAACTGCATCCGCAGCCACAGCGATTCGTCCTGTGGCTGCGCTGGGGCAGGCTGCATCATTGCCCAATATTGTCTATCTGCATTCGCATGATTCAGGACGTTATCTGCGGCCCTATGGCCACAACGTACCCACGCCGAACCTGATGAGAATTGCCAGTCGAGGCATTCTATTTCGAAAGATGCATTGCGCAGCACCTTCATGCTCGGCAAGCCGATCCGCGCTGTTGACGGGACAGAGTCCACACGCGGCCGGCATGAACGGTCTTGCCCATCTGGGTTGGAAACTCCATGACTATAAGCAGCACATACTTCATAGTCTGCGTGAGCAAAAGGGCTATTACACGGTGCTTGCCGGCCTACAGCATATTGCGGTCGATCCTAAGGTGATTGGCTTTGACGAGATCCTGCCCGGCACACACCGTCTTGCTGCGGATGTTGCCGGCCACACAATTGAGTTCTTGAACAAAGCGCCGAAGCAACCGTTTTTTCTTGATTGTGGCTTCTTCGAAACGCATCGCGATTACCCAGCACCAACAGATAATGCCGACTACATCCTGCCGCCCGCTCCACTGCCAGATAACCCATCCACACGAATTGATATGGCTGGCTTTCATCAAAGCGCACGCGATATGGACAAGGCCGTAGGCCGCATTCTGGATGCGCTGGAAGCCAACGGCCTGCGCGAGAACACGCTCATCATCAGCACTACGGATCACGGTATTGCATTTCCAACAATGAAGGCCAATCTGGACGATGCAGGAATTGGCGTCTCATTCATGATGAGCGGTCCAGGAGAATTTTCCAAAGCAGGTGTTTGCGATGCCTTGCTATCACACATCGATGTATTCCCAACCATCTGCGATTATCTGGGCATGACCAAACCCGCATGGCTTGCGGGAAAATCATTTCTTCCTGTCGTTCGCGGAGAGAAGGAAGAAGTGAACGAAGTCATCTTTGCAGAGGTCACATATCACGCTGCATACGAGCCGAAGCGCTGCGTCCGCACGCCACGCTACAAGTATCAGCGTCGCTACGACGGTCGCACCACCTATGTGCTGCCTAACTGTGATGACGGTGCCGCAAAGTCTTACTGGTTACGTGAGGGGTGGCAAAAGCAACAGCTATTGCACACGGAAGAGTTATTCGATGTGGTCTTTGATCCGGCAGAACGTAACGATCTGGCGCGCGATCCTGCTTATGCGGAGATATTGCGACATATGCAGAAGCAGATGGATGAGTGGATGCACGCCACGAACGACCCGCTGCTGAATGGCCCGGTGGCGCTGCCGCCAGGAGGTCGTTCGGCACCAGTGAACGGTATCTCTCCAAAGGAAATGCCCACAAGCAAGGGCCAGTTTTCTTAA
- a CDS encoding cytochrome c oxidase assembly protein produces MTSEAFRDAVADWRLPPWLTLSLLLTAVVYARGWFLIRKTRRVQFSSARLLSFLSGIAILWFAIASPMDEFADRLLSVHMVEHLLLMSVVPPLLWIGLPTVPILRGIPTPVRRRFIAPLLRQKYLRRLGEWITQPLTAWLLMNGMFLGWHVPLLYDLALENETVHGIEHLCFLASAMLFWRYILLPWPARADKHGWGILIYLVSADVVNTILAGVLSFCGRPVYGYYVEHGSGFQVDPLDDQVLGAVIMWVIGSIAFLIPAIIITTGLLQPARVLPHKTKVADC; encoded by the coding sequence GTGACCTCGGAGGCCTTTCGCGACGCCGTTGCAGATTGGCGTCTGCCACCGTGGCTGACGCTTTCTCTCCTTCTGACGGCTGTTGTTTATGCGCGCGGATGGTTTCTCATTCGAAAGACTCGACGTGTCCAGTTTTCTTCGGCACGTCTTTTGTCCTTTCTCTCGGGAATCGCAATCTTGTGGTTTGCTATCGCATCGCCAATGGATGAATTCGCCGACCGGTTGCTGAGCGTCCACATGGTGGAACATCTGCTGCTCATGTCCGTCGTACCACCTCTGTTGTGGATTGGTTTGCCAACCGTACCTATTCTCCGCGGAATCCCCACGCCAGTCCGCCGTAGATTCATCGCTCCACTACTGCGACAAAAGTATTTGCGCCGTTTGGGTGAGTGGATCACGCAACCTCTCACGGCATGGCTGTTGATGAACGGTATGTTTCTCGGCTGGCATGTTCCCCTGCTCTACGATCTCGCACTCGAAAATGAAACCGTTCACGGGATAGAGCATTTATGTTTCCTTGCGTCTGCCATGTTGTTCTGGCGATACATCCTTCTTCCGTGGCCAGCGCGTGCGGACAAACACGGATGGGGAATTTTGATTTATCTGGTTTCTGCCGATGTGGTGAACACTATTCTCGCGGGCGTTCTTTCTTTCTGCGGTCGGCCTGTGTACGGATACTACGTGGAACACGGGAGTGGTTTTCAAGTCGATCCACTCGACGATCAGGTGTTAGGCGCGGTCATTATGTGGGTCATCGGGTCGATCGCGTTCCTTATTCCAGCGATCATAATTACAACCGGGCTGCTACAGCCGGCTCGCGTCTTACCGCATAAGACGAAAGTCGCCGATTGCTAA
- a CDS encoding cytochrome b N-terminal domain-containing protein: protein MGELKQNVWKLYRWVESRLGLIEPMTEAATHPTPENNVSWMYVFGSAATVLLLLQVVTGVLLGLVYNPTAKDAWDSLQFINHNLSLGWYLRALHGWGSDFMVVIVLIHLIQVFLFGAYKFPRELTWIVGVFLLLLTLGMAFTGQVLRFDQDAYWGLGIGASLVSRVPWIGAPLVHIMLGGPIIGGATLSRFFALHVFIIPGTLLLGTGVHIWMVLRHGVSDWPMPGRLVSKDTYISEYHELTERTGVPFVPDGAWKDAVFAATMILAVMACAFFFGPIGPSGVPDPTIIQTVPKPDYPFYWLYSVLAFLPPALETPLILIAPVLIIAGLLLVPIVASEGERHWSRRPVAVLTVTIVVVALGIFTQLGSTTPWSPKMEAWSSDPIPEQYLKNRSPLEHQGALVLQNKQCRNCHMLGGSGGERGPALDTIATRMTEDQIIRQVLQGGGNMPAYGNALTPPETKALVQFLLTLKGNNVPLAEDASRKLAEAESTDRKSQ from the coding sequence ATGGGAGAGCTGAAGCAGAACGTTTGGAAACTGTATCGCTGGGTTGAGTCGCGTCTCGGCCTCATCGAACCCATGACCGAGGCGGCGACCCACCCGACACCGGAAAACAATGTCAGTTGGATGTACGTCTTCGGAAGCGCGGCTACCGTGCTGCTGCTGTTGCAGGTAGTGACGGGGGTTCTCTTGGGGTTGGTCTACAACCCCACGGCCAAAGATGCGTGGGACAGTCTGCAATTCATCAATCACAATCTCTCTCTCGGCTGGTATCTGAGGGCGCTGCACGGATGGGGATCGGACTTCATGGTCGTCATCGTGCTCATCCATCTCATTCAGGTTTTTCTCTTCGGCGCTTACAAGTTCCCGCGCGAACTCACCTGGATTGTTGGCGTCTTTCTTCTGCTGCTCACGTTGGGAATGGCCTTCACAGGGCAGGTTCTTCGTTTCGATCAGGATGCCTATTGGGGCCTCGGAATCGGCGCGTCGCTGGTCAGCCGCGTTCCATGGATCGGCGCGCCACTGGTTCACATCATGCTGGGCGGACCGATCATCGGAGGAGCAACTCTTTCACGCTTTTTCGCGCTGCACGTGTTCATCATCCCCGGAACACTTCTTCTTGGCACGGGTGTCCACATCTGGATGGTGCTACGGCACGGCGTCAGCGATTGGCCAATGCCAGGCCGGCTTGTTAGCAAAGACACGTATATAAGCGAATATCACGAACTCACGGAGAGAACGGGCGTGCCCTTTGTCCCGGACGGTGCATGGAAGGATGCAGTCTTCGCGGCCACAATGATTCTGGCGGTGATGGCGTGTGCTTTCTTCTTCGGTCCGATTGGTCCCAGCGGCGTGCCAGACCCCACCATCATTCAAACTGTTCCTAAACCGGATTATCCGTTCTATTGGCTCTATTCCGTGTTGGCGTTTCTTCCGCCAGCGCTTGAGACCCCTCTAATACTGATCGCACCTGTGCTCATCATTGCGGGATTGCTTCTTGTTCCCATCGTTGCAAGTGAAGGAGAACGCCATTGGAGCAGACGCCCCGTTGCCGTTCTTACAGTGACGATTGTCGTCGTTGCGCTTGGCATCTTTACACAGCTCGGGAGCACAACTCCATGGAGTCCTAAGATGGAGGCCTGGTCGAGCGACCCGATTCCGGAACAGTACTTGAAGAATCGATCACCGCTTGAGCATCAGGGCGCGCTCGTCTTACAGAACAAACAATGCCGCAATTGTCACATGCTGGGCGGGAGTGGCGGAGAACGCGGTCCCGCATTGGATACGATCGCCACTCGCATGACCGAAGATCAAATCATCCGTCAGGTGCTGCAGGGTGGCGGAAACATGCCAGCATACGGAAATGCGCTTACTCCGCCTGAGACTAAAGCGCTTGTTCAATTCCTGCTAACTCTCAAGGGGAATAACGTGCCGTTGGCAGAAGATGCCTCACGGAAACTTGCTGAAGCTGAGAGTACCGATAGGAAGAGCCAGTGA
- a CDS encoding Rieske (2Fe-2S) protein, with product MSDLMNESEAPNAEASSEAKADAHTRRAFLFKISLLLNAGVGAVLAVPIVGFLLGPVRRSKESSGSWISLGNVDTFPVGETRFAEFVSPVANFSDGDTAKIPCWVRRASSAKFQVFAVNCAHLGCPVRWFPESRLFMCPCHGGAYYENGDRAAGPPDRGLFEYRTRIEDGQLSIHAGDMPTPATQASCKDKPLIQIAPATSTSRSNTWES from the coding sequence ATGAGCGATCTGATGAATGAATCCGAAGCCCCAAACGCCGAAGCTTCTTCAGAGGCAAAAGCGGACGCACACACACGTCGTGCGTTTCTGTTCAAGATCTCTCTTCTACTCAACGCTGGCGTTGGCGCGGTTCTCGCCGTGCCTATTGTCGGCTTTCTGCTTGGACCGGTACGGCGCAGTAAAGAATCATCTGGGTCGTGGATCTCGCTCGGAAATGTAGACACATTTCCTGTTGGGGAAACGCGCTTTGCGGAGTTTGTTAGTCCTGTTGCAAATTTCAGCGATGGTGACACAGCAAAGATTCCTTGTTGGGTGCGTCGTGCGAGTTCCGCCAAATTTCAAGTCTTCGCCGTCAACTGCGCTCACCTCGGTTGTCCGGTGCGCTGGTTCCCAGAGTCAAGGCTTTTTATGTGCCCATGCCATGGAGGCGCTTACTACGAGAATGGGGATCGCGCAGCGGGCCCGCCGGATCGCGGACTTTTTGAGTACCGTACTCGTATCGAAGATGGACAGCTTTCCATTCACGCTGGGGATATGCCGACGCCGGCAACACAAGCCTCCTGCAAGGACAAACCCCTGATTCAAATTGCTCCAGCAACCAGCACTTCGAGGTCGAACACATGGGAGAGCTGA
- a CDS encoding cytochrome c, which translates to MTKRLSTVALVSALCCFALSACNEPPGKPGPAIEAPRPQQINSFAVLYKQNCAACHGENGKGGAAISLANPAYIATAGQSSIQHIIAQGVAGTMMPGFGKGAGGFLTDAQIATLAQGIVSSWGKPADFLNVKMLPYAASNAGDVARGKVAYVTYCQRCHGNNTGASDASRSKSILDPTYLALISDQGLRSLIIAGHMDARIDWRSYVSGSNSHELTDAEVTDIVAWMTSHRTENPGQPYPQRP; encoded by the coding sequence ATGACCAAGCGCCTATCGACGGTCGCACTGGTAAGTGCCCTTTGCTGTTTCGCCTTGTCCGCATGCAACGAACCACCAGGCAAGCCCGGTCCCGCAATCGAAGCACCACGTCCGCAACAAATCAATTCGTTCGCAGTTCTTTATAAGCAGAACTGCGCGGCCTGCCATGGCGAGAATGGGAAAGGCGGCGCGGCAATCTCACTCGCCAATCCGGCATACATCGCGACCGCTGGACAAAGCTCCATTCAGCACATCATCGCCCAAGGTGTTGCGGGAACCATGATGCCAGGATTTGGGAAAGGTGCAGGCGGATTTCTGACCGACGCGCAAATCGCCACACTCGCTCAAGGCATAGTGTCTTCCTGGGGTAAACCTGCCGATTTCCTCAACGTGAAAATGTTGCCTTACGCTGCGTCGAATGCGGGCGACGTAGCAAGGGGCAAAGTGGCCTACGTTACTTATTGCCAAAGATGCCACGGCAACAACACAGGAGCTTCGGATGCGTCACGATCGAAGTCGATCCTGGATCCAACGTATCTGGCTTTAATTAGTGATCAGGGATTGCGCAGCTTGATTATCGCTGGCCATATGGACGCGCGCATCGACTGGCGATCCTACGTTTCAGGCTCCAATTCCCACGAGCTGACCGATGCCGAAGTTACAGACATCGTGGCGTGGATGACATCACACCGTACCGAGAATCCAGGCCAGCCGTATCCGCAACGCCCATAA
- a CDS encoding cytochrome c oxidase subunit 3 codes for MMSQTAVIPQQPNADWVLPSRGIVGMLCLILAEATIFLIFVVAYVFYIGKSLSGPTPREVLTLPIFGTICLLSSSITVHMAVSALHSAKKSLCSLWIAATVALGSIFLGSTALEWHKLIYRDGLTLQTNLFGTTFYSLVGLHASHVIVGLILLTVALLFSLRGSLGVQHTERLEVLSLYWHFVDAVWVVVFLVVYVFGR; via the coding sequence ATGATGAGCCAAACCGCCGTCATACCGCAACAACCGAACGCTGATTGGGTGCTGCCATCACGTGGCATTGTCGGCATGTTGTGTCTCATTCTTGCCGAGGCCACGATCTTCCTGATCTTCGTAGTCGCCTATGTGTTTTATATCGGTAAGAGTCTTAGCGGACCGACGCCGCGTGAAGTTCTCACGCTACCAATTTTCGGTACGATTTGCCTTCTATCAAGCAGCATCACCGTTCATATGGCTGTGAGTGCTTTACATTCCGCAAAGAAGTCACTCTGCTCGCTCTGGATCGCTGCCACCGTTGCTCTGGGTAGCATTTTTCTTGGCAGCACTGCCCTCGAATGGCACAAGCTGATCTATCGCGACGGCCTGACGTTGCAAACGAACCTATTTGGTACGACCTTTTATTCACTCGTAGGTCTGCACGCGTCCCACGTCATCGTTGGACTCATCCTGCTTACGGTTGCGCTTCTGTTTTCGCTGCGAGGCTCCCTGGGCGTCCAGCACACGGAACGTTTGGAAGTTTTATCGCTGTATTGGCATTTCGTAGATGCCGTGTGGGTGGTTGTTTTTCTTGTGGTTTACGTTTTTGGGAGGTGA
- the ctaD gene encoding cytochrome c oxidase subunit I — translation MATQPIPATVDVTDIGKRRSLVLEILHDWLTTVDHKKIGLMYIGYALVFLVIGGSQALLMRAQLAVPDNHVVSPQTFNQLFTMHGTTMIFFVAMPVLFGFGNYLIPLMIGARDMAFPRLNAFSFWVSAFAGFLLYFSYLGASGLYGAGSAPDVGWWAYAPLTAKPFSPGHSTDYWTLSILLSGIGSIGTSINIVATVVSMRCPGMKLTRMPLLPWLYLVMSLMIFVTISPLTAAQIMLMLDRYLGSHFFDTQAGGSAVLWMHYFWIFGHPEVYVLILPTFSFMNEIVPVFSRKAIFGYPAMVAASVGIGFVSLSVWAHHMFTVGMGPGANTFFVLATMTVGVPTGIKVFNWIATIWGGKIQFATPMKFAVGFLFQFLIAGLTGIMLAAAPFDWQLGNSYFVVAHFHYVIVGGILFSLFAAFYYWYPKMTGRMLNETLGSWHFWLFLIGFHLTFDLMHIPGILGMPRRIYTYEADRGWMIWNLLVGCGAVVQTVATLVFVYNLVWSFFKGRKAGPDPWDAWTLEWSTASPPPAYNFATTPSVNSRRPLWDLKHPEDPDNSYE, via the coding sequence ATGGCGACACAACCGATTCCTGCGACCGTCGATGTAACAGATATAGGCAAGCGGCGAAGCCTCGTACTCGAGATTTTGCACGATTGGTTGACTACGGTCGATCACAAGAAGATCGGCTTGATGTACATCGGATATGCCTTGGTTTTTCTGGTTATTGGTGGCTCGCAGGCTCTCCTGATGCGTGCCCAACTGGCCGTCCCAGATAATCACGTGGTTTCACCTCAGACTTTCAATCAACTGTTTACGATGCATGGCACCACGATGATCTTTTTCGTCGCCATGCCAGTCTTGTTTGGTTTCGGAAACTATCTCATCCCACTGATGATCGGCGCGCGGGACATGGCCTTTCCCAGGCTCAACGCGTTCAGCTTCTGGGTTTCTGCCTTCGCCGGTTTCCTTTTGTATTTCAGCTATCTTGGCGCATCGGGCCTTTACGGAGCTGGTAGCGCTCCAGACGTGGGCTGGTGGGCCTATGCGCCACTAACAGCAAAGCCATTTTCCCCAGGACACAGCACCGACTACTGGACGCTTTCGATTCTTCTGAGCGGCATCGGCAGCATTGGTACTTCAATCAATATCGTTGCCACTGTCGTGTCCATGCGTTGCCCTGGGATGAAGCTCACGCGCATGCCACTGTTGCCGTGGTTGTACCTTGTGATGTCGCTGATGATCTTTGTCACCATCAGCCCATTGACTGCAGCCCAGATCATGCTGATGCTGGATCGCTATCTTGGTTCGCATTTTTTCGATACGCAGGCCGGAGGCTCTGCCGTTCTCTGGATGCACTACTTCTGGATCTTCGGACATCCGGAAGTTTACGTACTGATCCTCCCGACCTTTTCATTCATGAACGAAATCGTTCCGGTCTTTTCCCGTAAGGCGATCTTCGGTTATCCGGCGATGGTCGCCGCATCAGTCGGCATCGGGTTCGTCAGCTTGAGCGTCTGGGCACACCACATGTTCACCGTCGGAATGGGACCAGGGGCGAATACCTTTTTCGTCTTAGCCACCATGACCGTTGGCGTCCCGACCGGGATCAAGGTCTTCAATTGGATAGCAACCATCTGGGGAGGAAAGATTCAGTTTGCGACACCGATGAAGTTCGCTGTTGGCTTTCTCTTTCAGTTTTTAATAGCTGGACTCACCGGGATCATGCTGGCAGCCGCACCATTCGATTGGCAGTTAGGTAACTCCTATTTTGTCGTAGCGCATTTTCACTACGTCATCGTAGGGGGAATTCTCTTCTCGCTATTTGCTGCCTTCTATTACTGGTATCCCAAGATGACGGGCCGGATGCTCAATGAAACACTCGGCAGCTGGCACTTTTGGCTCTTCCTGATCGGGTTTCACCTGACGTTCGACCTAATGCATATTCCCGGCATTCTGGGCATGCCACGGCGTATTTACACATACGAGGCAGATCGCGGTTGGATGATCTGGAATCTTCTTGTGGGATGCGGTGCGGTAGTGCAAACGGTCGCAACGCTGGTGTTTGTCTACAACCTTGTATGGTCTTTCTTCAAGGGCCGCAAGGCGGGTCCTGATCCATGGGATGCGTGGACTTTGGAGTGGTCGACGGCTTCACCGCCCCCTGCCTACAACTTTGCAACAACACCTTCTGTAAACAGCCGCCGCCCCCTGTGGGACCTGAAGCATCCTGAAGACCCGGACAACAGTTACGAGTAG
- the coxB gene encoding cytochrome c oxidase subunit II — protein MIFQLAKTSYQLPDVVHGNTSIFSPNGTPSHLIFGLSMLVLVSTLCIFIVVGGLLTYALLKYRQRSSSPDALQEPPQIYGSNQIELSWTVVPVLIVVMLFLASARIIYVTEHAHKPASALDVTVIGHQFWWEYRYPKEGIVTANELHIPVSNKANPTPTYLTMSSADTDHSFWIPRLAGKMDVIPNKVNIMWVDPQTPGLYLGQCAQYCGTQHAKMLLRVYADTPEQFAAWIAHQKQPAVQDESAKEGRAVFLRNACMSCHTISGTEATGRFGPDLTHVASRDTLASGAVKNTPENLRTFINDPAHFKPGVLMPSMHLNDHDMDTVTTYLGTLK, from the coding sequence ATGATCTTTCAGCTCGCCAAAACCAGCTATCAATTGCCAGATGTGGTCCATGGGAATACGAGCATCTTCTCTCCCAATGGCACACCTTCGCACCTGATCTTTGGCCTCTCGATGTTGGTGCTGGTTTCGACGCTTTGCATTTTCATAGTTGTTGGCGGACTACTGACATATGCTTTGCTCAAGTATCGGCAGCGATCCTCTTCGCCAGATGCGCTTCAAGAACCACCACAGATTTACGGAAGCAATCAGATTGAATTGTCGTGGACGGTTGTCCCCGTCCTGATTGTGGTGATGCTGTTTCTCGCCAGCGCGCGAATTATTTACGTCACAGAGCACGCACACAAACCGGCCTCTGCGTTGGACGTCACAGTCATTGGGCATCAATTCTGGTGGGAATATCGCTATCCCAAGGAAGGCATCGTTACTGCAAACGAATTGCACATTCCTGTAAGTAATAAGGCCAATCCAACTCCCACTTACCTGACGATGTCCTCAGCAGATACGGATCACAGCTTCTGGATTCCGCGTCTTGCCGGCAAGATGGATGTTATTCCCAACAAAGTAAATATCATGTGGGTCGATCCGCAGACACCGGGTCTCTATCTTGGGCAATGCGCTCAATATTGCGGAACACAACATGCGAAGATGTTGCTCCGAGTGTATGCAGACACTCCGGAACAATTCGCCGCATGGATTGCGCATCAGAAGCAGCCTGCTGTTCAGGATGAATCTGCCAAAGAAGGGCGCGCCGTATTCCTGCGTAACGCCTGCATGAGCTGCCACACGATCTCCGGGACTGAAGCCACAGGACGCTTCGGCCCCGATCTAACCCACGTTGCAAGCAGAGATACATTAGCCTCCGGCGCAGTAAAGAATACGCCGGAAAACCTGCGCACATTCATCAATGACCCGGCACACTTCAAACCCGGTGTATTGATGCCAAGCATGCACCTTAACGACCACGATATGGATACCGTCACAACCTATCTCGGCACGCTGAAGTAG
- a CDS encoding PAS domain-containing protein, translating into MTNGDPDWISRHIHRLDQPLVREAIQQATETKGTFELKHRVMRAHGTLGWTLSRAIPILDDSREIRTWTNAASKIRDADLQKGPTGSFPSRHSSHPKVTCKPFQRRARPRVSKPPPLFLRIHLMAK; encoded by the coding sequence GTGACGAATGGCGATCCGGATTGGATCAGCAGGCACATTCATCGCTTGGATCAGCCCCTGGTTCGTGAAGCCATCCAACAGGCGACTGAAACGAAGGGTACATTCGAACTCAAGCACCGGGTCATGCGAGCGCATGGCACCTTGGGCTGGACGCTATCCCGAGCCATACCAATCCTCGATGACAGCCGAGAGATCCGCACTTGGACCAATGCGGCAAGCAAAATCAGGGATGCCGATCTACAAAAAGGCCCGACTGGCTCTTTTCCCAGTCGACATAGCAGTCACCCTAAAGTAACTTGCAAACCTTTCCAACGCCGTGCCAGACCTCGCGTTTCAAAACCTCCGCCACTTTTTCTCCGAATCCATTTGATGGCCAAATAA
- a CDS encoding RNA polymerase sigma-70 factor, translating to MPTVMEEELIPNVHDRGGHDDGLSAFAAVRPRLFGIAYRMLGSAAESEDILQDVWMRWQTTNRNVVENPAAFLATITTRMCINLIQSASSRHETYTGTWLPEPVDTSSDPTLGAEREEALQLAVLVLLEKLPATERAAYVLREAFDYSYREIAETLQIEEANARQLASRARKHIAEERRTAVNAKEQRRFLEAFINAAQRGDMATLENLFAEDVVSYSDGGGFVRAARVPVAGRERVAKFIAAFASHFWLGVTLSWTHVNGRESILISCANEPIGLVATDASDQGIYEIMWVMRPSKLSRMQTK from the coding sequence ATGCCAACCGTGATGGAAGAAGAACTGATTCCGAACGTTCACGACAGAGGTGGACACGACGATGGTCTGTCTGCCTTTGCAGCGGTGCGTCCCCGTCTCTTTGGCATTGCCTATCGCATGCTCGGCAGTGCTGCGGAATCAGAAGACATCTTGCAGGACGTATGGATGCGGTGGCAGACCACCAATCGAAACGTGGTGGAAAATCCTGCGGCGTTTCTCGCCACAATAACCACGAGGATGTGCATCAATCTGATCCAATCCGCTTCATCGCGCCACGAAACCTATACGGGAACGTGGCTTCCGGAGCCAGTGGACACCAGCAGCGATCCCACCCTGGGGGCGGAGCGCGAAGAAGCATTGCAACTGGCAGTGCTGGTCCTATTGGAAAAATTACCCGCTACGGAACGTGCTGCCTATGTACTGCGCGAGGCGTTCGACTACTCCTACCGTGAGATTGCAGAGACTCTTCAAATTGAAGAGGCCAACGCCCGTCAGCTGGCGTCGCGTGCTCGCAAACATATTGCAGAGGAGCGCCGAACAGCTGTGAACGCTAAGGAACAGCGTCGCTTTCTTGAGGCGTTCATCAACGCTGCACAGCGTGGCGATATGGCGACGCTGGAAAACCTATTCGCAGAAGATGTTGTGTCCTATTCCGATGGCGGTGGCTTTGTGCGCGCGGCACGTGTGCCTGTGGCAGGCCGTGAGCGTGTCGCCAAGTTCATTGCGGCATTCGCGTCCCACTTCTGGCTGGGTGTCACGCTTTCATGGACGCATGTGAACGGTAGGGAATCCATCCTGATCTCTTGTGCGAACGAGCCAATCGGGTTGGTAGCGACAGACGCTTCCGATCAGGGCATTTACGAAATCATGTGGGTCATGCGCCCCAGCAAACTCTCGCGCATGCAAACGAAATAA
- a CDS encoding TMEM175 family protein, producing MTTVRLEAFSDAVIAIIITIMVLELKVPHGTHIKDLAPLLPVFLSYIVSFLYVGIYWNNHHHLLKTCKEVTGSILWANLHLLFWLSLLPFAAGWLGENHYASAPTALYACVLLMAGAAYYFLQQAIMRAQGGRSILKRAIGKDWKAKLSLLLYVVALFATLCAPGIAQALLVVGGLLWLVPDRRIEKGLATVHPQ from the coding sequence ATGACCACCGTTCGGTTGGAAGCATTCAGCGATGCGGTCATCGCGATCATTATTACGATCATGGTGCTCGAACTGAAGGTGCCACACGGCACGCACATCAAAGACCTGGCCCCACTCCTGCCGGTCTTTCTGAGCTACATCGTCAGCTTTCTCTATGTTGGCATCTACTGGAACAACCATCATCACCTTTTGAAGACCTGTAAGGAAGTTACCGGTTCGATCCTGTGGGCCAATCTGCATCTTCTCTTCTGGCTTTCGTTATTACCGTTTGCTGCAGGATGGCTGGGAGAAAACCACTATGCATCGGCGCCCACCGCACTCTATGCCTGTGTACTTCTGATGGCTGGAGCTGCTTACTACTTTCTTCAACAAGCGATCATGCGGGCACAGGGTGGCCGTTCTATTCTGAAGCGGGCCATCGGAAAAGACTGGAAGGCGAAGCTATCGCTACTGCTATATGTCGTAGCACTCTTCGCCACACTTTGTGCTCCCGGTATCGCTCAAGCGCTCCTCGTAGTTGGAGGCTTACTATGGCTGGTTCCAGACCGACGCATTGAAAAAGGGTTGGCTACCGTTCATCCGCAATAG